The Misgurnus anguillicaudatus chromosome 15, ASM2758022v2, whole genome shotgun sequence genome has a window encoding:
- the trhr2 gene encoding thyrotropin releasing hormone receptor 2 has protein sequence MPENVSSRMDTPTNISLVGPGDAVSESLEYKTVSVFLVLLVCGVGIVGNIMVVLVVLTTRHMRTPTNCYLVSLAVADLMVLVAAGLPNISESLMGTWVYGHAGCLGITYFQYLGINASSCSITAFTVERYIAICHPMRAQTVCTVSRAKRIIAGVWAFTCVYCMLWLFLVDIQVDPEGRVQCGYRVSRDLYLPIYLIDFAIFYVIPLLLAIALYGLIARILYLNPLPHPPNSGTVTAPTLRRSCKDPADASKAGRQGCPKTALSSRKQVTKMLAVVVVLFALLWMPYRTLVLINSFVSTPYLNAWFLLFCRICIYANSAINPVVYNVMSQKFRSAFRGLYRCQREDGQQRTLSMLQSGCSLRDNRPCNNINGTRDTPKKIGSSSPKRNQNKPNDIENTLTTSDDVTNETDPNVHKNDVGNTASDKSQTSEDKEMSTLKDVDRNENTDNGKNTEESEGTIQDIIADMGSTEEMLSSATLEKTDRNDIELIHSHV, from the exons ATGCCAGAAAATGTGAGCTCCAGAATGGACACACCCACCAACATCTCCCTGGTGGGACCCGGGGATGCCGTTTCCGAGTCCCTGGAGTATAAAACAGTTTCTGTGTTTCTGGTGTTGCTGGTCTGTGGGGTGGGAATTGTGGGAAACATCATGGTTGTGCTGGTGGTTCTTACCACGCGACACATGCGTACACCCACCAACTGCTATCTGGTGAGCTTGGCGGTGGCGGATCTGATGGTTCTGGTGGCTGCAGGTCTGCCGAACATCTCGGAGAGCCTGATGGGCACCTGGGTGTATGGGCATGCCGGGTGCCTGGGCATCACCTACTTTCAGTACCTCGGCATTAATGCATCCTCCTGTTCGATCACAGCATTCACAGTGGAAAG GTACATCGCCATATGTCACCCAATGAGGGCACAAACTGTCTGTACGGTGTCTCGGGCCAAGCGCATCATTGCCGGGGTTTGGGCCTTTACCTGTGTCTACTGCATGCTTTGGCTCTTCCTAGTGGACATCCAGGTGGACCCCGAGGGGCGTGTACAGTGTGGTTACCGTGTATCTCGAGACCTCTACCTGCCCATCTATCTCATCGACTTCGCCATCTTTTACGTCATCCCTCTACTTCTGGCCATTGCCTTATACGGTCTCATCGCCCGAATCCTTTATTTGAACCCTCTACCCCACCCACCCAACTCGGGCACCGTAACTGCCCCCACTCTCAGGAGGAGCTGCAAAGATCCAGCAGATGCCAGTAAGGCAGGTCGCCAAGGATGCCCGAAGACTGCGCTTTCCTCCAGGAAGCAG GTCACTAAGATGCTAGCAGTGGTGGTGGTGCTGTTCGCCCTGCTATGGATGCCGTACAGAACCCTGGTTCTTATTAATTCATTCGTAAGCACGCCCTACCTGAACGCCTGGTTCTTGCTCTTCTGCCGGATCTGCATTTATGCCAACAGTGCGATCAACCCTGTGGTTTACAACGTGATGTCCCAGAAGTTTCGTTCGGCCTTCCGCGGGCTGTACCGCTGTCAGAGGGAGGACGGACAACAGCGTACGCTCTCCATGCTCCAAAGTGGGTGCAGCCTAAGAGACAACCGACCCTGTAACAATATCAATGGCACCAGAGACACACCGAAGAAAATCGGTTCAAGCTCCCCTAAGCGAAACCAAAACAAACCCAACGACATAGAGAACACGTTAACAACAAGCGATGATGTAACAAACGAGACGGATCCAAACGTACACAAAAATGATGTCGGGAACACTGCTAGCGATAAAAGCCAAACCTCAGAAGACAAGGAGATGTCTACACTGAAGGATGTGGACAGGAATGAGAATACTGATAATGGTAAGAATACGGAGGAAAGCGAGGGTACTATTCAAGATATCATCGCTGACATGGGAAGCACAGAGGAGATGCTGAGCTCTGCCACATTGGAAAAAACTGATCGGAATGACATAGAGCTGATTCACAGCCATGTATAG